Proteins encoded in a region of the Podarcis muralis chromosome 2, rPodMur119.hap1.1, whole genome shotgun sequence genome:
- the HRH1 gene encoding histamine H1 receptor, protein MCVIDRTTNKNSTEAQPVLGLVLGSISLITVVMNILVLYAVRTEKKLQTVGNLYIVSLSCADVIVGAAVMPLNIVYLLKDKWIWNRNACLFWLSMDYVASTASIFSLFILCIDRYRSVQQPLKYLRYRTKTRASVMISVAWLLSCMWVIPILGWRNFYKDSNTTVNDGADNGNICETDFCNIVWFKVLTAMINFYVPSLLMLWFYAKIYKAVQRHYQHREHINGSFISSSERSGMYSGRLQEVQKICFGSASKDIGHISNENSCDQNKRTAAKYPASSFVDIPKGFHCSNHEVAKLSCFPLALAQSDMKTGSAGMRYDCVNKSTQNTESLCLQDFELNKTLDEKIYAEQPPCRNYSDFTLDDHPYIEGCFPQYTNKKDSTSLRQLKKTWEKLRSHSMSVNQGLRMNRDRKAAKQLGFIMAAFMLCWSPYFVFFMVMAYCESCYNRPVHMFTIWLGYINSTLNPFIYPLCNENFKKAFKKIFHMKP, encoded by the coding sequence ATGTGTGTGATTGACAGGACCACAAACAAGAATTCTACAGAGGCTCAACCTGTTCTAGGACTGGTCTTGGGTAGCATCTCCCTGATCACAGTTGTCATGAATATTTTGGTCCTGTACGCAGTGAGAACAGAAAAGAAACTGCAGACTGTTGGCAATCTTTATATTGTCAGTCTTTCATGTGCTGATGTTATAGTTGGTGCAGCTGTCATGCCACTAAACATTGTGTACTTGCTGAAGGATAAATGGATTTGGAATAGAAATGCTTGCCTGTTTTGGCTGTCAATGGATTATGTTGCTAGCACAGCCTCCATATTCAGCCTCTTCATACTTTGCATAGATCGTTACCGTTCTGTCCAGCAGCCACTAAAATATCTCAGGTACCGGACCAAAACTAGAGCCTCTGTTATGATATCAGTAGCTTGGCTGCTCTCTTGTATGTGGGTCATCCCAATCCTTGGCTGGCGTAATTTTTACAAGGACAGCAACACAACTGTGAACGATGGGGCTGATAATGGAAATATATGTGAAACAGATTTTTGCAATATCGTGTGGTTTAAAGTTTTGACAGCCATGATAAACTTTTATGTGCCGTCACTGCTGATGCTTTGGTTCTATGCAAAAATATACAAGGCTGTCCAGCGGCATTATCAGCACCGGGAGCACATAAATGGGTCTTTTATATCGTCCTCGGAAAGATCAGGTATGTACAGTGGAAGGCTGCAAGAAGTACAAAAGATTTGTTTTGGAAGCGCAAGTAAAGATATTGGACACATCTCAAACGAGAACAGCTGTGACCAGAACAAAAGAACGGCAGCCAAATATCCAGCAAGCAGTTTTGTTGATATTCCAAAGGGTTTTCATTGCAGTAACCATGAAGTAGCGAAGCTTAGCTGTTTTCCTCTAGCCCTTGCACAGAGTGACATGAAAACAGGCAGTGCaggcatgaggtatgactgtgtcaATAAAAGCACTCAGAATACAGAGAGCCTTTGCCTCCAAGACTTTGAGTTAAACAAGACTTTGGATGAGAAGATTTACGCAGAGCAGCCTCCCTGCAGAAATTACTCTGATTTCACTCTAGACGATCATCCTTATATCGAAGGGTGTTTCCCTCAGTATACCAACAAAAAAGACAGCACAAGTCTCCGTCAGTTGAAAAAGACATGGGAGAAGCTACGCAGCCATTCCATGAGTGTTAATCAAGGGTTGCGTATGAACAGAGACAGAAAGGCAGCCAAACAATTGGGATTCATAATGGCGGCATTTATGCTGTGCTGGAGTCcatattttgttttcttcatgGTCATGGCCTATTGTGAAAGCTGCTACAATCGGCCAGTTCATATGTTTACTATTTGGCTTGGCTATATAAATTCTACTTTAAATCCATTTATATATCCACTCTGTAATGAGAACTTCAAAAAGGCTTTCAAGAAGATATTTCATATGAAACCCTAA